TACTTTTTCTTTTATTTTTAACTTAGATACATCAATATAACGTTTAGGCAATGCCACCCTTGTATTGTCTTTTGCTACTTCCAGAATTTTATAATTTACTATTAAAGAGTTTTTTTGTATCGTTTCTTTTACGTCTTTGGCTTTTATTTTTTTTATCAACGCTACAACTTCTTCATCTTTTTGCTCTAAAAGTTCTTTTTCATTTTGTTTACTACTAAACTTTAATAAATCGATAGCTAAATTGCCTTTGGTACTTTTATTAGCTAGCGCTGCATCTAAGCGATTTTGTACTTCGGTTAATAAACTACCTGTAACTTTAAATTTTTCTTTTAATGTTGTTAAATTAATCTTAGCCTTATGTTTTGTCGAAAAATCTGCCATTAGCTGTAGTGCTATTACACTATAGCTGTTGGTTAATTTTTTTCTTCTGCCCCATACTTCATCACGTGTCCAACCATCTTCTATCTCTATTTCATATCCTTTATACCAACCTTCTGCTATAAAGTTGCTTCTTATTTTTTTTGCTTCTTTTTCATCATTATTTAAATCCCAAAGCAACGTATTTTCTTTTGGTATGATTTCTTTATACCCTCCGCCAATATCAGAATGTACACCAGGTAACCCGATTGTTAATCCTTTAGCGCCTGCACTTTCTATACCTGTTAAATTAAAGTTCTTTCTAATTTCGTTTTGCGCTACTAGGTGCATGGTTTTATTAGCGTGGTACATTTGATTTAGTTCTAAATCTTTATTATCATCTGAATGATCTATACCATAAGCTGATACCGAATCGTACAAACCTGCAAAACCTATTTTCACAACACTTATTGCTGTTTTCTTCTTTTTTAAAGCTTTTCCTAAATAACCATAAGCAGGAGTGTCAATTACCTGTAGTTCTCCTTCTTCTCTACTAACAAATTCAAAATGTGAAGCTCTTTTTTTTACTTGCGACACAAAATGCCTTGCTGCTACTGCACCACGGCTAAAGCCATAAACATCAAAATATACCTGATCTATAAGTTTAAACTTATTTTCATCTTTACCATTTGATTTTACCTTTGGTAAAATTTCATTTACAATTCGCTTACAAGCTTCTTCTACCCTTGCTGGTACCCCTGTGCTTCCTTTACCAAAAGCACTACCAATACCTGCATCACTTTCAAAATTTTCGGTACCAATACCTTCTATATAAAGCTTAAAAACTTTTGAATCATCTGTTACATAATGAGGCTCTAAACGAGATACATTAGATTCATCTGAATTATAACTATTATCACCATTACCATCATCTTTATGCTTCTTGTATGCCTTTTTATAGGTTTCTACATCTTCATCAGCATCCATCGTTATAGCCTCGCCTTTGTAAGCTTTATAAGCACGTACATTTTTACGGTTATTACCTGTACCGTCAAAAAAAACGCCTATTACAACACTATTACCACGCTCTATAGCTGTTCGTGTTTCTTTGTATTCTCCAAAAACAATTCCGCTCATATTATGATTTATATAAAAGTCGTTTTACTTTATTTTCTTTTAAATGTATTTCTTGCTTTTTAGTACCTGTTATTAAATACAGTTTTAGTTTTTTTACATTATTTTCTACATAAGGTACTATTTCAAAACTACCTGTATGGTTGTTTTCTTTAAACGCAGCTGCAATAGTTGCATAATCACTCTCTTTAAAAACACAAACTGCTGTAAAAGCTTCCTTTACTTGATCTGGCTCTTCCCACTGCATTCTAAATTCTTGAGGTAAAGCACCATACACACTATCCTCATTTATTTCTAAGGAATCATCATCTATCCTATATTCTTCCCCATTAATAGCATACGCATTTAAAAATACCATGTGCGGGTTATCTTTAATAGCTACACTCCAAGTAAATGGTTCTCTATAGGTTTCCCATTTTTTAAAAGACAACTTATTTTCTTTATACTGCGTTACTATTTCGGGCGAAATAGCATCGGTATATATTTTAACAGATTTTTCACGGTCTTGTTCGCCATGTGGGTTATACTCTTTCCAAACTACTTCTGTTTTTTTAGCTTGGTAAAAGCCTACTTCGCGTTGAAACCCATCAATACCCGTTAACCAAACAGCTACAGTACCTCCAGGGGCTACATTAAGAACAAAAAACATATCGTGAGACATTATCCCCCCTTTATCAGTATCTTCTTTAAATCCTTTTTCGAATATTTCGGCTATTTTTTTATGATCTAACTCAAAATGCCCTTCATAAAATTGATTTTCTAAATAAGAAATCCAAACTAAATGTAGCTCTTTAGGTAATACTCTTTTTTCTTGAGAACCTGTAAGGGTCCCCATTTTTCCCCAACCACTATTTAATGTGCCTTTACCTCTAATACCTGTTTCTCCTAAATAACCATAATGTAAGGTTGCTGGGAAATTTTTGGGTGCATTTACAGATACCAACCATTTATATTTTTTATCCATTTTACTACTTTTACAGTGTATTAATGTTAATGCAAAAAGCACAAGTACTATATTTAATTTAATTTTCATTTATGCTTATTTTTATTATTTTTTCATATTCTTCAAAAACAATTTCGTTCATAGTTTTATTTATAAAATACTCGTTTTACTTTATTTTCTTTTAAATGTATTTCTTGCTTTTTAGTACCTGTTATTAAATACAATTTTAGTTTTTTTACATTATTTTCTACATAAGGTACTATTTCAAAACTACCTGTATGGTTATTTTCTTTAAACGCAGTTGCAATAGTTGCATAATCACTCTCTTTAAAAATACAGGTTGCCGTAAAACATTCCTTTACTTGATCTGGCTCTTCCCATTGCATCTTTATTTTTCGAGGTAAAGCACTGTATATAGTATCTTCTTTAATTTTTAAAAAATTTTGGTGTATTCTATATTCTTCCCCATTAAAAGCGTACGCATTTAAAAATACCATGTGCGGGTTACCTTTAAGACCTGCACTCCAAGTAAATGGTTCTCTATAGGTTTCCCATTTTTTAAAAGACAACTTATTTTCTTTATACTGCGTTACTATTTCGGGCGGAATAGCGTCGGTATATATTTTAACAGATTTTTCACGATCTTGCTCTCCATGTGGATTGTACTCTTTCCAAACTACTTTTGTTTTTTTAGCTTGGTAAAAACCTACTTCGCGTTGAAACCCGTCAATACCCATTAACCAAACAGCTACAGTACCTCCAGGAGCTACATTAACAACAAAAAACATATCGTGAGACATTATCACGCCCTTATCAGTATCTTCTTTAAATCCTTTTTCGAATATTTTTGCTATTTTTTTATGATCTAACTCAAAATGTCCTTCATAAAATTGATTTTCTAAATAAGAAATCCAAACTAAATGAAGTTCTTTAGGTAGTGCTCTTTTTTCTTGAGAACCTGTAAAAGAACCTGTTAATCCCCAACCACTATTTAATGTGCCTTTACCTCTAATACCTGTTTCTCCTAAATAACCATAATGTAAGGTTGCGGGGAAATTTTTTGGTGCATTTACAGATACCGACCATTTATATTTTTTATCCATATTACTGCCTTTGCAGTTTATTAATATAAATGCAAAAAACACAAGTAGTATGTTAAGCTTAATTTTCATTTATGCTTATTTTTTTGAACATAGTTTTTGTGTATAAAAAAAACAACAACTGTTATGAGTAACATTATAAACTGAAATACTATTTGCATTATAAATTTGGTACCAGACACCAGTGCATTTCCTGCCGCATCGCTATTAAAACTTAGTGCGTTGTTAGATAATTTATCTTTTGCATAAGGCAAAATAGTAAACACACTATTAATTAAAATCCACCAAAAAATAAATTTATTCAACTTACTTTTTACTTTATGAGTTTTGTAAAGCGTAAAACATAAAACAAGTAATGTAAGTAATAATGATATTGGTGCTGTAAAATATGCTACTAATAATAAATAAACATTAGTATTCATTTTTAGTTTAAATGACGCTCTAAAAATAAGGGTGTATACTATAACTCCCACCAATAAAATCACACTGATAATTGAAGTATTTTCATCCATTTTTATATTTTTAAGCGTTAACTATTATCAGCCTTAATATTTACTTTCGTTGCTCCTGCAATTGTAATACTTTCTTTAGATGATTCAATCGTTGCTTTATCTGAAACTTTATTTAATTCTTTCGCTTTAATAACATATTGCTGGTATGCTATTTTTTTTATATTTAATGCTCTTTTTATAATAGCCATCTTAAAATAGGTTAGATTTTTCTTTAGCATTAATATTTACCTTTTTAGCACTAAGCATATTTATTTCTTCTTTTAAACTTTGTACATTTATTTTTTCTGCATATTCTGTAGATTCTTTTGATACGATATCAAAAGTATTATCTGCAATTTGTTTAATATTATTAGCTTTTTCTTTAATATCTTTAGATGCTGTTTGTAAAATATCGTTCCCCGCATTTGAGGTTATATTACGGCCTGCTGTTTCTTCAATGCTTTGCCCTGCATTTACATTAATATTTTTACCAGCAGTAATATTTAAATTTTCTCCTGCATTAATATTAATATCTTTTAAAGCATTAATGGTTATTGTTTCACCAGCAGTATCTATAAAAATCGAATTTCCTTTTTTATCAGTAATTTTTATACTTTCTGACTTATTCGTATCATTAAATTCTAAAATATGGCCGCTTTTAGTAATAATACTTTTATAATTATTATCTGTTTTACCACCAGCTCCGTTATTACCATGAAATAAACTTCCCATTAC
This genomic stretch from Tenacibaculum sp. Bg11-29 harbors:
- a CDS encoding DUF2235 domain-containing protein, which gives rise to MSGIVFGEYKETRTAIERGNSVVIGVFFDGTGNNRKNVRAYKAYKGEAITMDADEDVETYKKAYKKHKDDGNGDNSYNSDESNVSRLEPHYVTDDSKVFKLYIEGIGTENFESDAGIGSAFGKGSTGVPARVEEACKRIVNEILPKVKSNGKDENKFKLIDQVYFDVYGFSRGAVAARHFVSQVKKRASHFEFVSREEGELQVIDTPAYGYLGKALKKKKTAISVVKIGFAGLYDSVSAYGIDHSDDNKDLELNQMYHANKTMHLVAQNEIRKNFNLTGIESAGAKGLTIGLPGVHSDIGGGYKEIIPKENTLLWDLNNDEKEAKKIRSNFIAEGWYKGYEIEIEDGWTRDEVWGRRKKLTNSYSVIALQLMADFSTKHKAKINLTTLKEKFKVTGSLLTEVQNRLDAALANKSTKGNLAIDLLKFSSKQNEKELLEQKDEEVVALIKKIKAKDVKETIQKNSLIVNYKILEVAKDNTRVALPKRYIDVSKLKIKEKVDYTKLSDTQLIRALRNKYLHISFTYENLKASSWWHYTPVIQEILMYQEPMAPRKSGNRKVNNDTE
- a CDS encoding DUF2931 family protein, coding for MKIKLNIVLVLFALTLIHCKSSKMDKKYKWLVSVNAPKNFPATLHYGYLGETGIRGKGTLNSGWGKMGTLTGSQEKRVLPKELHLVWISYLENQFYEGHFELDHKKIAEIFEKGFKEDTDKGGIMSHDMFFVLNVAPGGTVAVWLTGIDGFQREVGFYQAKKTEVVWKEYNPHGEQDREKSVKIYTDAISPEIVTQYKENKLSFKKWETYREPFTWSVAIKDNPHMVFLNAYAINGEEYRIDDDSLEINEDSVYGALPQEFRMQWEEPDQVKEAFTAVCVFKESDYATIAAAFKENNHTGSFEIVPYVENNVKKLKLYLITGTKKQEIHLKENKVKRLLYKS
- a CDS encoding DUF2931 family protein; the protein is MKIKLNILLVFFAFILINCKGSNMDKKYKWSVSVNAPKNFPATLHYGYLGETGIRGKGTLNSGWGLTGSFTGSQEKRALPKELHLVWISYLENQFYEGHFELDHKKIAKIFEKGFKEDTDKGVIMSHDMFFVVNVAPGGTVAVWLMGIDGFQREVGFYQAKKTKVVWKEYNPHGEQDREKSVKIYTDAIPPEIVTQYKENKLSFKKWETYREPFTWSAGLKGNPHMVFLNAYAFNGEEYRIHQNFLKIKEDTIYSALPRKIKMQWEEPDQVKECFTATCIFKESDYATIATAFKENNHTGSFEIVPYVENNVKKLKLYLITGTKKQEIHLKENKVKRVFYK